In Agromyces archimandritae, one genomic interval encodes:
- a CDS encoding glycoside hydrolase family 172 protein — protein MPGDLGGLSRIRRLETRSISPENFDGSPGGGGRATNGTGASAARDLGPGWKISPSVDIPAGETFDLARIDGPGRITHIWITTHTDHWRTLLLRAYWNGAEEPAVEVPYGDFFCNGWGVFAQVDSQPIAANPHGGFNSYWPMPFRTGARLALENVSDVDARVYYQVSYEIGDELEHDGYFHAQWRRSNPLADRTPHTIVDGVEGSGHYVGSYLAWGVNSNGWWGEGEIKFYLDDDEDYPTICGTGTEDYFGGAWNFDIPGKGYTEYSTPYLGMPQVIRPDGLYVSQQRFGMYRWHVLDPIRFASRLRVDIQALGWRSGWRYLPLRDDIASTALFYLDRPVAARPPVPTADELEIHLGSAPVPDIGATPPRAPRD, from the coding sequence GTGCCAGGCGACCTCGGCGGGCTCTCCCGCATCCGACGACTCGAAACGCGCTCGATCAGCCCCGAGAACTTCGACGGCTCGCCCGGCGGCGGCGGCCGCGCGACGAACGGAACCGGGGCATCCGCCGCCCGCGACCTCGGCCCGGGCTGGAAGATCTCTCCGAGCGTCGACATCCCCGCCGGCGAGACCTTCGACCTCGCCCGCATCGACGGCCCCGGCCGCATCACGCACATCTGGATCACGACGCACACCGACCACTGGCGCACCCTGCTGCTCCGCGCCTACTGGAACGGCGCCGAGGAGCCGGCCGTCGAGGTGCCCTACGGCGACTTCTTCTGCAACGGCTGGGGCGTGTTCGCGCAGGTCGACTCGCAGCCGATCGCCGCGAACCCCCACGGAGGGTTCAACTCGTATTGGCCGATGCCGTTCCGCACGGGTGCGCGGCTCGCGCTCGAGAACGTCTCGGACGTGGACGCCCGCGTGTACTACCAGGTCAGCTATGAAATCGGCGACGAGCTCGAGCACGACGGGTACTTCCACGCCCAGTGGCGGCGCAGCAACCCCCTCGCCGACCGCACCCCGCACACCATCGTCGACGGCGTCGAGGGATCGGGTCACTACGTCGGCAGCTACCTCGCCTGGGGCGTGAACTCGAACGGCTGGTGGGGCGAGGGCGAGATCAAGTTCTACCTCGACGACGACGAGGACTACCCCACGATCTGCGGCACCGGCACCGAGGACTACTTCGGCGGCGCCTGGAACTTCGATATTCCCGGCAAGGGATATACCGAATACTCGACCCCGTACCTCGGGATGCCGCAGGTCATCCGCCCCGACGGGCTCTACGTCTCTCAGCAGCGATTCGGGATGTACCGCTGGCACGTGCTCGACCCGATCCGCTTCGCCTCCCGCCTGCGCGTCGACATCCAGGCCCTCGGCTGGCGCAGCGGCTGGCGCTACCTGCCATTGCGGGACGACATCGCCTCGACGGCGCTGTTCTACCTCGACCGGCCCGTCGCGGCCCGGCCGCCCGTGCCCACCGCCGACGAGCTCGAGATCCACCTCGGCTCGGCGCCGGTGCCCGACATCGGCGCGACCCCGCCGCGCGCGCCGCGGGACTGA
- a CDS encoding LacI family DNA-binding transcriptional regulator: MATIYEVAELAGVSPATVSRVFNGTRVSPEREEAVREAAEKLNFTPNRTARTLRRRNSEVIALVIPDIENPYFTELARGVEDVAQAAGYSVVLCNTDERPDKEQRYLAVAVSENMAGVILAPASDQTDLDAFVASGRPVVAVDRASAYDIDAVVVSNRDAGRAAASALLEAGYRRIACITGPDGIETALERAAGWREVVGERMPEGYLRYSTFRVEGGREAMTELLALPEPPDAVVATNNLMAVGALQLLAERGLTPPEVGVGVVGGLPFTTISPAAVSVVRLPARHIGVTAARMLMERIGGDREPARTVVLRSELIPAAAPAPAAAAPAATE, from the coding sequence ATGGCCACCATCTACGAGGTCGCCGAACTCGCGGGCGTGTCGCCGGCGACCGTGTCGCGTGTCTTCAACGGCACCCGCGTCTCGCCCGAGCGCGAGGAGGCCGTGCGCGAGGCCGCCGAGAAGCTGAACTTCACGCCGAACCGCACCGCGCGCACGCTCCGCAGGCGCAATTCCGAGGTCATCGCGCTCGTCATCCCCGACATCGAGAACCCCTACTTCACCGAGCTCGCTCGCGGCGTCGAGGACGTCGCACAGGCCGCCGGCTACTCCGTCGTGCTCTGCAATACCGACGAACGGCCCGACAAAGAGCAGCGCTACCTCGCCGTCGCCGTCTCCGAGAACATGGCCGGCGTCATCCTCGCCCCCGCCTCCGACCAGACCGACCTCGACGCCTTCGTCGCCTCGGGGCGGCCCGTCGTCGCCGTCGACCGTGCCTCGGCGTACGACATCGACGCCGTCGTCGTGTCGAACCGGGATGCGGGGCGCGCCGCGGCATCCGCCCTGCTCGAAGCCGGCTATCGCCGCATCGCGTGCATCACGGGCCCCGACGGCATCGAGACGGCTCTCGAACGCGCCGCAGGCTGGCGCGAGGTCGTCGGCGAGCGGATGCCGGAGGGCTACCTGCGCTATTCGACCTTCCGAGTGGAGGGCGGCCGCGAGGCGATGACCGAGCTGCTCGCCCTTCCCGAGCCGCCCGACGCCGTCGTCGCCACCAACAACCTCATGGCGGTCGGCGCCTTGCAACTGCTCGCCGAACGCGGCCTCACCCCGCCCGAGGTGGGCGTCGGCGTCGTCGGCGGGCTGCCGTTCACGACCATCTCGCCGGCCGCCGTCTCGGTCGTGCGACTGCCCGCGCGCCACATCGGCGTCACCGCGGCGCGCATGCTCATGGAACGCATCGGCGGCGACCGCGAGCCCGCCCGCACCGTCGTCCTCCGCAGCGAACTGATCCCGGCGGCCGCCCCCGCCCCCGCGGCCGCCGCGCCCGCCGCCACCGAGTAG
- a CDS encoding fucose isomerase, which yields MSYTLPEPAPRPAAAPPKTAYLIASGDLRESANTAAWPTQAALEDAVTAAFCELGWSIVRANPVDATTGHGFISSQRMGLEAFTSIPVDAPLVVAEAVWQYSHHVLAGLRTHRGPILTVANFVGDWPGLVGLLGLNAGLTKMGTAYSTIWSVDFTDDWFTAGLREWTETGRITHDAAHVHPLPGLDAHPDEQGLGRAVAAQLQTDKAIIGVFDEGCMGMYNAIFDDEFLNALGIYKERLSQSALWAEMQRVPDAEADAVGAWLADAGMRFELGTDEASELTESQLRWQYKMYIAALRIADDFGLDAVGIQYQQGLKDICPASDLAEGLLNNTQRPPVTSRDGSRVLWEGQALPHFNEADEGVAVDALVTNRVWRGMGFDPATTLHDVRWGEDFDGRFVWVYEISGSVPASHLAGGYAGAVGMRQDPVYFPLGGSTLNGVSRPGEIVWSRVYIEGGRLHADLGRASAVELPPEETERRRQATNPEWPIMHAVLHGVSRDQFMARHKANHLNVAYAPSGADADAALIAKAAAFDALGIEVHVCGDVAALA from the coding sequence ATGAGCTACACCCTCCCCGAACCCGCCCCGCGACCGGCCGCCGCGCCGCCGAAGACCGCCTACCTCATCGCGTCCGGCGACCTGCGCGAGTCGGCGAACACCGCCGCGTGGCCGACGCAGGCGGCGCTCGAGGATGCCGTCACGGCGGCGTTCTGTGAGCTCGGCTGGAGCATCGTGCGCGCGAATCCGGTCGACGCGACCACGGGGCACGGGTTCATCTCGAGCCAGCGCATGGGCCTGGAGGCCTTCACGAGCATCCCGGTCGATGCGCCGCTCGTGGTCGCCGAGGCCGTCTGGCAGTACAGCCATCACGTGCTCGCCGGCCTCCGCACGCATCGGGGCCCGATTCTCACGGTCGCGAACTTCGTCGGCGACTGGCCGGGGCTCGTAGGCCTCCTCGGTCTGAACGCGGGCCTGACGAAGATGGGCACGGCCTACTCGACGATCTGGAGCGTCGACTTCACCGACGACTGGTTCACGGCGGGCCTCCGCGAATGGACCGAGACCGGCCGCATCACCCACGACGCCGCCCACGTGCATCCGCTGCCCGGCCTCGATGCCCACCCCGACGAGCAGGGCCTCGGCCGCGCCGTCGCCGCCCAGCTGCAGACCGACAAGGCCATCATCGGCGTGTTCGACGAGGGCTGCATGGGCATGTACAACGCGATCTTCGACGACGAGTTCCTGAATGCCCTCGGCATATACAAGGAGCGGCTCTCGCAGTCGGCGCTGTGGGCCGAGATGCAGCGCGTGCCCGACGCCGAGGCCGATGCGGTGGGCGCCTGGCTCGCCGACGCGGGCATGCGATTCGAGCTCGGCACCGACGAGGCGAGCGAGCTCACCGAGTCGCAGCTGCGCTGGCAGTACAAGATGTACATCGCGGCCCTGCGCATCGCCGATGATTTCGGGTTGGATGCCGTGGGCATCCAGTACCAGCAGGGGCTGAAGGACATCTGCCCCGCGTCCGATCTTGCCGAGGGCCTGCTGAACAACACGCAGCGACCGCCGGTGACGAGCCGCGACGGCTCGCGCGTGCTGTGGGAGGGCCAGGCGCTGCCGCATTTCAACGAGGCGGACGAGGGCGTCGCGGTGGATGCGCTCGTGACGAACCGCGTGTGGCGCGGCATGGGCTTCGATCCGGCGACGACGTTGCACGACGTGCGCTGGGGCGAGGACTTCGACGGACGGTTCGTGTGGGTGTACGAGATCTCGGGGTCGGTGCCGGCCTCGCATCTCGCGGGCGGATACGCCGGCGCGGTCGGCATGCGGCAGGATCCGGTGTACTTCCCGCTCGGCGGCTCGACGCTGAACGGCGTTTCGCGGCCGGGCGAGATCGTGTGGTCGCGCGTGTACATCGAGGGCGGCCGGCTGCACGCCGATCTCGGCCGCGCGTCGGCGGTGGAGCTGCCGCCGGAGGAGACGGAGCGCCGCCGGCAGGCGACGAACCCGGAATGGCCGATCATGCACGCCGTGCTGCACGGCGTGAGCCGCGACCAGTTCATGGCCAGGCACAAGGCGAACCACCTGAACGTGGCATATGCGCCGTCGGGTGCGGATGCCGATGCGGCCCTCATCGCCAAGGCGGCCGCCTTCGACGCCCTCGGCATCGAGGTGCACGTCTGCGGCGACGTCGCGGCGCTCGCGTAG
- a CDS encoding FAD-binding and (Fe-S)-binding domain-containing protein: protein MSTFIAPATLATPGSVHPGVAGAVADAARIKTRAIDRAAYASDASHYLLTPRAVIVADDAAEVAAVLRAASAAGTRVTFRSGGTSLSGQASGGDLLIDTRRAFRRIDVLDGGRRVRVQPGATVRQVNTRLLRHGTRLGPDPASEAACTIGGVVANNSSGMACGITENTYRTLESMVFVLPSGTIVDTADADANRRLRELEPELFDGLQRLQRRVRANPESVATITSRFAMKNTMGYGVNAFLDHDTPVDVLAHLIIGSEGTLAFVAEATYRTVPVSSRITTALAVFPTLDDATRALPALVETGAATLELMDSTSIRVGQSLADAPAQILGFDVTAEAALLVEYHASTDEELDALTARGDEVLAHQPLRSPTALATDPAERALAWKLRKGLYASVAGARPPGTTALLEDIVVPVPSLAPTCDALQGLFERYGYRDSVIFGHAKDGNIHFMLTDRFVGDEAMGRLAGFTDDMVDLVLGEGGNLKAEHGTGRAMAPYVERQYGAELTDVMRELKRLCDPAGILNPGVILDDDPAAHLANFKHPEPIEDEADRCVECGYCEPVCPSRDLTLTPRQRIVVRREMARAAARGDDALVRELDRDYDYAGIDTCAVDGMCVTACPVQIDTGTLVKRLRREQQNPVLAAGWKAAAHAWGPVTRAGSAALTVADGMPAGLVTATTTVGRAVLGADTVPAYSPELPRGGPARRARRGPAGSGIHDPVAVYLPACVNSMFGTAGDGIGATEAFTRLLDRAGIRVVVPDGIESLCCSTPWTSKGYPGGREVMQRRVVDAVREASDGGRLPVISDASSCTEGFVHLFADAGLEVRTEDAVAFVAREVLPRLGEIAPVVDSLVLHPTCSSTQLGLNPALLEVGGAVAAAVTVPDAWNCCGFAGDRGMLHPELTASATAAEAAEVAGADAAAHASCNRTCELGMTRATGREYRHVLELLEEATRGAR from the coding sequence GTGAGCACCTTCATCGCACCAGCGACGCTCGCGACGCCGGGGTCCGTGCACCCCGGCGTCGCCGGCGCCGTCGCCGACGCCGCCCGCATCAAGACCCGCGCCATCGACCGCGCCGCGTATGCGAGCGACGCATCGCACTACCTGCTCACCCCCCGCGCCGTCATCGTCGCCGACGACGCCGCCGAGGTCGCCGCCGTGCTCCGCGCCGCGAGCGCCGCCGGCACCCGCGTCACCTTCCGCTCCGGCGGCACCAGCCTGTCCGGGCAGGCCTCCGGCGGCGATCTGCTGATCGACACCCGGCGCGCCTTCCGCCGCATCGACGTCCTCGACGGCGGCCGGAGGGTGCGCGTGCAGCCCGGCGCGACCGTGCGACAGGTGAACACGCGTCTGCTCCGCCACGGAACCCGCCTCGGCCCCGACCCGGCGAGCGAAGCCGCCTGCACCATCGGCGGCGTCGTCGCCAACAACTCCAGCGGCATGGCCTGCGGCATCACCGAGAACACCTACCGCACCCTCGAATCGATGGTGTTCGTGCTGCCGTCCGGCACCATCGTCGACACCGCCGACGCCGACGCGAACCGGCGCCTGCGCGAGCTCGAACCCGAACTCTTCGACGGGCTGCAGCGCCTGCAGCGACGGGTGCGGGCCAACCCGGAATCGGTCGCGACCATCACGAGCCGCTTCGCCATGAAGAACACCATGGGCTACGGCGTCAACGCCTTCCTCGACCACGACACCCCCGTCGACGTGCTCGCCCACCTCATCATCGGCAGCGAGGGCACCCTCGCCTTCGTCGCCGAAGCCACCTACCGCACCGTGCCCGTCTCATCGCGCATCACGACGGCCCTCGCCGTCTTCCCGACGCTCGATGACGCCACCCGCGCCCTCCCCGCCCTCGTCGAGACCGGCGCGGCGACCCTCGAGCTCATGGACTCGACCAGCATCCGCGTCGGGCAGTCCCTCGCCGACGCCCCCGCGCAGATCCTCGGCTTCGACGTCACCGCCGAAGCCGCCCTGCTCGTCGAATACCACGCATCCACCGACGAGGAACTCGACGCCCTCACCGCGCGCGGCGACGAGGTGCTCGCCCACCAGCCGCTCCGCTCCCCCACCGCCCTCGCGACCGACCCAGCCGAACGCGCACTCGCCTGGAAGCTCCGCAAGGGCCTCTACGCCTCCGTCGCCGGCGCGAGGCCGCCCGGCACCACCGCCCTGCTCGAAGACATCGTCGTGCCGGTGCCGTCGCTCGCACCCACCTGCGATGCGCTCCAGGGGCTCTTCGAACGGTACGGATACCGCGACTCGGTCATCTTCGGGCATGCGAAGGACGGCAACATCCACTTCATGCTCACCGACCGCTTCGTCGGCGACGAGGCGATGGGCCGGCTCGCAGGCTTCACCGACGACATGGTCGACCTCGTCCTCGGCGAAGGCGGCAACCTCAAGGCCGAGCACGGCACCGGCCGCGCCATGGCGCCCTACGTCGAACGCCAGTACGGCGCCGAACTCACCGACGTCATGCGCGAACTCAAACGGCTCTGCGACCCCGCCGGCATCCTGAACCCCGGCGTCATCCTCGACGACGACCCCGCAGCCCACCTGGCCAACTTCAAGCATCCCGAACCCATCGAGGACGAAGCCGACCGCTGCGTGGAATGCGGGTACTGCGAACCCGTCTGCCCGTCGAGGGATCTCACCCTCACCCCGCGGCAGCGCATCGTCGTGCGCCGCGAGATGGCCCGCGCCGCCGCCCGCGGCGACGACGCCCTCGTCCGCGAACTCGACCGCGACTACGACTACGCAGGCATCGACACCTGCGCCGTCGACGGGATGTGCGTGACCGCGTGCCCCGTGCAGATCGACACCGGCACCCTCGTCAAACGACTGCGGCGCGAACAGCAGAACCCCGTGCTGGCCGCCGGCTGGAAGGCCGCTGCCCATGCCTGGGGGCCCGTCACGCGGGCCGGATCCGCCGCGCTCACGGTCGCGGACGGGATGCCGGCCGGCCTCGTCACCGCGACGACTACCGTCGGCCGCGCCGTGCTCGGCGCCGACACCGTTCCCGCCTACTCGCCCGAGCTGCCCCGCGGCGGCCCCGCGCGCCGTGCCCGACGGGGGCCGGCGGGATCCGGCATCCACGACCCCGTCGCCGTCTACCTGCCCGCCTGCGTGAACAGCATGTTCGGCACCGCCGGCGACGGCATCGGCGCGACCGAGGCGTTCACGCGGCTGCTGGACCGCGCCGGCATCCGCGTCGTCGTGCCCGACGGCATCGAATCCCTCTGCTGCAGCACCCCGTGGACCTCGAAGGGCTACCCGGGCGGGCGGGAGGTGATGCAGCGGCGCGTCGTCGACGCCGTGCGCGAGGCGAGCGACGGCGGCCGGCTGCCCGTCATCAGCGACGCCTCGAGCTGCACCGAAGGCTTCGTGCACCTCTTCGCCGACGCCGGGCTCGAGGTGCGCACCGAAGACGCCGTCGCCTTCGTGGCGCGCGAGGTGCTGCCGCGGCTCGGTGAGATCGCCCCCGTCGTCGACTCGCTCGTGCTGCACCCCACCTGCTCGTCGACGCAGCTCGGCCTGAACCCGGCACTGCTCGAAGTCGGCGGCGCGGTCGCCGCCGCCGTCACCGTCCCCGACGCCTGGAACTGCTGCGGCTTCGCCGGCGACCGCGGCATGCTGCACCCCGAGCTGACGGCGTCGGCGACGGCAGCCGAAGCGGCCGAGGTCGCGGGTGCGGATGCCGCGGCGCACGCCTCCTGCAACCGCACCTGCGAGCTCGGGATGACCCGCGCGACCGGGCGCGAATACCGGCACGTGCTCGAGCTGCTCGAGGAGGCGACGCGCGGGGCGCGGTGA